The Blastococcus sp. HT6-4 genome window below encodes:
- a CDS encoding peptide deformylase, protein MTIRPIRELGDPVLRTPSDPVRAFDSWLAALVRDLEDTVDHPGRAGVAAPQIGVGVRAFSYNIDGVIGHMVNPVIVERSEEIQDGDEGCLSVPGIWAPTVRAMHCVAEGFDVEGRPLRLEGEGLMARCLQHEVDHLDGKVFLDRLTGDARKAALRALRDR, encoded by the coding sequence GTGACGATCCGCCCCATCCGCGAGCTCGGTGACCCCGTCCTCCGCACGCCCTCCGACCCGGTCCGGGCTTTCGACAGCTGGCTGGCCGCGCTGGTCCGCGACCTCGAGGACACCGTCGACCACCCCGGCCGGGCAGGTGTGGCCGCGCCGCAGATCGGCGTGGGGGTCCGCGCGTTCTCCTACAACATCGACGGGGTCATCGGGCACATGGTGAACCCGGTGATCGTCGAGCGGTCCGAGGAGATCCAGGACGGTGACGAGGGGTGCCTGTCGGTGCCCGGCATCTGGGCCCCGACGGTCCGCGCGATGCACTGCGTCGCCGAGGGCTTCGACGTCGAGGGCAGGCCGCTGCGGCTGGAGGGCGAGGGGCTGATGGCCCGCTGCCTGCAGCACGAGGTCGACCACCTCGACGGCAAGGTCTTCCTGGACCGGCTCACCGGCGACGCCCGCAAGGCCGCCCTGCGGGCGCTGCGCGACCGCTGA
- the proB gene encoding glutamate 5-kinase, whose amino-acid sequence MTDTAVSSVARASIAGAVRVVVKVGSSSLTTLPGGLDVDRLTALVDVLAAVRAADREVVLVSSGAIAAGLAPLGLDGRPRDLATAQAAASVGQLRLVQTYADAFARHGITVGQVLLTADDLTRRSHYRNAHQTVERLLSLGVLPIVNENDTVATEEIRFGDNDRLAALVAHVAQAGALVLLSDVDGVYDGDPRSGPAQLVDTVREPADLASVTLGSATRNGVGTGGMATKVEAAFIAAHAGVPVVVTSTPQAAEALAGNRVGTLFDRMGKRPSARQFWLRYASRPRGRVILDDGAVTAVRERHASLLAAGITGVAGEFLADDPVELVGPDGVVVARGLVAYDARELPALLGRKTGELPPEHRREVVHRDEMVLIGRHVGR is encoded by the coding sequence GTGACCGACACCGCCGTCAGCAGCGTGGCCCGGGCCTCGATCGCCGGCGCCGTGCGGGTCGTGGTCAAGGTCGGCTCCTCGTCGCTGACCACCCTCCCCGGCGGGCTGGACGTCGACCGGCTCACCGCCCTCGTCGACGTCCTGGCCGCCGTGCGCGCCGCGGATCGGGAGGTCGTGCTGGTCTCCTCCGGGGCGATCGCCGCCGGCCTGGCGCCGCTCGGGCTGGACGGCCGCCCGCGCGACCTGGCGACCGCGCAGGCGGCGGCCAGCGTGGGCCAGCTGCGGCTCGTGCAGACCTACGCCGACGCCTTCGCCCGGCACGGGATCACGGTCGGCCAGGTGCTGCTGACCGCCGACGACCTGACCCGCCGCAGCCACTACCGCAACGCCCACCAGACGGTGGAGCGGCTGCTGTCGCTGGGCGTGCTGCCGATCGTCAACGAGAACGACACGGTCGCCACCGAGGAGATCCGGTTTGGCGACAACGACCGCCTCGCCGCGCTGGTGGCGCACGTCGCGCAGGCCGGGGCGCTGGTGCTGCTGTCCGACGTCGACGGCGTCTACGACGGCGATCCGCGCAGCGGCCCCGCCCAGCTGGTGGACACCGTGCGCGAACCGGCCGACCTCGCGTCGGTCACCCTCGGCTCGGCCACCCGCAACGGCGTGGGCACCGGGGGGATGGCCACCAAGGTCGAGGCCGCGTTCATCGCCGCGCACGCCGGCGTCCCCGTCGTCGTCACCTCCACCCCGCAGGCGGCCGAGGCCCTGGCCGGGAACCGCGTGGGCACGCTGTTCGACCGCATGGGCAAGCGCCCCAGTGCCCGGCAGTTCTGGCTGCGGTACGCCAGCCGGCCGCGCGGCCGGGTGATCCTCGACGACGGCGCCGTGACCGCCGTCCGCGAACGGCACGCCTCGCTGCTGGCCGCCGGCATCACCGGGGTGGCCGGGGAGTTCCTGGCCGACGACCCGGTCGAGCTGGTCGGGCCCGACGGCGTCGTCGTCGCCCGGGGCCTGGTGGCCTACGACGCCCGGGAGCTGCCCGCGCTGCTCGGCCGCAAGACCGGCGAGCTGCCGCCGGAGCACCGCCGGGAGGTCGTGCACCGCGACGAGATGGTGCTGATCGGGCGGCACGTCGGCCGCTGA
- a CDS encoding GNAT family protein: protein MAFLEPVTLAGDHVVLEPLQPGHAEELADAVRDGRLWELRYAAVPTPEGMAAQIESRLTRQALGEVLPFTVRRVADGRAVGMTTFLNAEPDVPRVEIGSTWTARSAQGTGINAESKLLLLTHAFETLGCLAVEFRTHSHNRQSREAIERLGAKQDGVLRQHRRMPDGSLRDTVVFSVLDSEWPAVRAGLRHRLARRTG, encoded by the coding sequence ATGGCCTTCCTCGAGCCGGTGACGTTGGCCGGCGACCACGTCGTCCTGGAGCCCCTGCAGCCCGGGCACGCGGAGGAGCTCGCCGACGCCGTGCGGGACGGCCGCCTGTGGGAACTCCGGTACGCGGCCGTGCCGACACCGGAGGGGATGGCCGCGCAGATCGAATCGAGGCTGACCCGGCAGGCGCTCGGCGAGGTGCTGCCGTTCACCGTCCGTCGGGTCGCCGACGGGCGGGCGGTCGGCATGACGACGTTCCTCAACGCCGAGCCGGACGTGCCACGCGTGGAGATCGGCAGCACCTGGACCGCACGCTCGGCGCAGGGCACGGGCATCAACGCCGAGAGCAAGCTGCTCCTGCTGACCCACGCGTTCGAGACGCTCGGCTGCCTGGCCGTCGAGTTCCGCACGCACTCGCACAACCGGCAGTCCCGCGAGGCGATCGAGCGCCTGGGGGCCAAGCAGGACGGCGTGCTGCGGCAGCACCGCAGGATGCCCGACGGCTCGCTGCGCGACACGGTCGTCTTCTCCGTCCTCGACAGCGAGTGGCCCGCCGTACGCGCCGGGCTGCGGCACCGGCTGGCCCGCCGCACCGGTTGA